A window of Streptomyces sp. DG1A-41 contains these coding sequences:
- a CDS encoding PP2C family protein-serine/threonine phosphatase: protein MAAGRERRAEAETFTARLKKQWHRVRVGVRRAAVDYFRGDGSDWIALAGLLLTVPLIAAATLANSVWFSPAALVLPVVVGGLLLRPASLLGLYAAAATALIVESVQLGPYTEGPSRVTPGVVLVVAACGFFGLLLAQFRSRVGVPWRRGGTMLFDLRERIRVQSKLPGLPDGWHREMALRPAGGQSFSGDFVVAARTNGGRTLEVVLTDVSGKGMDAGSRALLLSGAFGGLLGSLPPHAFLPAANGYLLRQDWDEGFATSIHLVLDLDSGDYELYSAGHPPGLQLSAGTGRWEEKAAEGPLLGVYDGAQFDPVKGSLRPGDVLMLFTDGLVETSDRDIVEGIDRLTGEADRYVAGGFHGAAWHLIEAVAKDVNDDRALLLICREGPTAASAR, encoded by the coding sequence ATGGCAGCAGGACGAGAGCGGCGCGCGGAAGCCGAGACGTTCACGGCCCGGTTGAAGAAGCAGTGGCACCGGGTCCGCGTCGGCGTGCGCCGAGCCGCCGTGGACTACTTCCGCGGTGACGGCTCGGACTGGATCGCCCTGGCCGGTCTGCTCCTGACCGTCCCGCTGATCGCGGCGGCGACGCTGGCGAACTCGGTGTGGTTCTCGCCGGCCGCGCTGGTCCTGCCGGTCGTCGTGGGCGGCCTGCTGCTGCGCCCGGCGAGCCTGCTCGGTCTCTACGCGGCGGCGGCCACGGCCCTGATCGTGGAGTCGGTGCAACTGGGCCCCTACACGGAGGGCCCGTCCAGGGTCACCCCGGGCGTGGTGCTCGTGGTCGCGGCCTGCGGTTTCTTCGGCCTGCTGCTGGCCCAGTTCCGCAGCCGGGTCGGTGTGCCCTGGCGGCGCGGCGGCACGATGCTGTTCGACCTGCGTGAACGCATCCGGGTGCAGAGCAAGCTGCCCGGCCTGCCGGACGGCTGGCACCGGGAGATGGCGCTGCGCCCGGCGGGCGGCCAGTCCTTCTCGGGCGACTTCGTGGTGGCGGCGCGCACCAACGGCGGCCGTACGCTCGAGGTCGTCCTCACCGACGTCTCGGGCAAGGGCATGGACGCGGGCTCCCGCGCGCTGCTCCTGTCCGGCGCGTTCGGCGGCCTCCTGGGCTCCCTCCCGCCGCACGCCTTCCTCCCGGCCGCGAACGGCTACCTGCTCCGCCAGGACTGGGACGAGGGCTTCGCCACCTCCATCCACCTGGTCCTCGACCTGGACTCCGGCGACTACGAGCTCTACTCCGCCGGCCACCCGCCGGGCCTCCAGCTCAGCGCGGGCACCGGCCGCTGGGAGGAGAAGGCGGCGGAAGGCCCACTCCTCGGCGTGTACGACGGTGCCCAGTTCGACCCCGTGAAGGGCTCGCTCCGCCCGGGCGACGTGCTGATGCTGTTCACGGACGGCCTGGTGGAGACCTCCGACCGCGACATCGTCGAGGGCATCGACCGCCTCACCGGCGAGGCCGACCGTTACGTGGCCGGCGGCTTCCACGGCGCCGCCTGGCACCTCATCGAGGCGGTGGCCAAGGATGTCAACGACGACCGGGCCCTGCTGCTGATCTGCCGAGAGGGCCCGACGGCCGCGTCCGCCCGCTGA
- a CDS encoding GNAT family N-acetyltransferase: protein MATDATGSAATLRVLRQEDWDTWFGTLVRGFGGVPESAEKQELWKSLTECDRSLGVWDGDDCVGTAAAFRFRLTVPGGASVPAAGVTMVSVAATHRRRGVLTSMMRRQLDDVRAWGEPLAVLTASEPAIYGRFGYGTATFQLNAEIDTNRVRLSSLPAGTDDVRLRYAVPTEVVDVCEAVYARLVPSRPGMLARQPGWERLGVLDAERGRDGASPLQCVLAERDGETVGYARYRVKPSWEPTGPNGTVILENSAALDPAADAAMLRFLFGIDLTSTLVMWGRPVDDAWQHMVSDIRRCQPRLWDSLYVRPVEVGAALEARTYQTPVDVVFEVEDAFCPWNAGRWRLSGDAKGASCERTADAADVALSVRELGAAYLGGVSLRALEAAGRVRELRRGALEEASAGFGSAVAAPWLPHGF, encoded by the coding sequence ATGGCGACTGACGCGACTGGCTCCGCAGCGACCCTTCGGGTGCTTCGGCAGGAGGACTGGGACACGTGGTTCGGCACCCTCGTCCGCGGCTTCGGCGGGGTGCCGGAGTCCGCCGAGAAGCAGGAGCTGTGGAAGTCGCTGACCGAGTGCGACCGTTCACTCGGTGTCTGGGACGGGGACGACTGTGTGGGGACGGCCGCGGCGTTCCGCTTCCGGCTCACCGTGCCCGGTGGGGCCTCGGTGCCGGCCGCGGGCGTCACGATGGTGAGCGTGGCCGCCACGCACCGTCGGCGCGGCGTCCTGACGTCGATGATGCGGCGGCAGTTGGACGACGTCCGCGCCTGGGGTGAGCCGCTGGCCGTGCTCACGGCCTCCGAGCCGGCGATCTACGGCCGGTTCGGATACGGCACGGCCACCTTCCAGTTGAACGCCGAGATCGACACGAACCGCGTGCGGCTGTCGTCGCTGCCGGCGGGTACGGATGATGTGCGCCTGCGGTACGCCGTTCCCACCGAGGTCGTCGATGTGTGCGAGGCGGTGTACGCGCGGCTGGTGCCGTCGCGGCCGGGGATGCTGGCGCGGCAGCCCGGCTGGGAGCGGCTCGGGGTGCTCGACGCGGAGAGGGGGCGGGACGGGGCGTCGCCGCTTCAGTGTGTCCTCGCCGAGCGGGACGGGGAGACGGTCGGGTACGCGCGGTACCGCGTCAAGCCGAGTTGGGAGCCCACCGGGCCCAACGGCACGGTGATTCTGGAGAACTCGGCCGCGCTGGACCCGGCGGCGGACGCGGCGATGCTGCGGTTCCTGTTCGGCATCGACCTGACGTCGACGCTGGTGATGTGGGGGCGGCCGGTCGACGACGCGTGGCAGCACATGGTGTCCGACATACGGCGGTGTCAGCCGCGGTTGTGGGATTCGCTGTACGTACGGCCGGTGGAGGTCGGGGCGGCGTTGGAGGCGCGGACGTATCAGACGCCGGTCGATGTGGTGTTCGAGGTGGAGGACGCGTTCTGTCCCTGGAACGCCGGGCGTTGGAGGCTCAGCGGGGATGCGAAGGGGGCGTCCTGCGAGCGTACGGCGGATGCGGCGGATGTCGCGTTGTCCGTACGGGAGTTGGGGGCGGCGTATCTCGGTGGGGTGAGCCTCCGGGCGTTGGAGGCTGCGGGACGGGTGCGGGAGTTGCGGCGGGGGGCGTTGGAAGAGGCCTCGGCGGGGTTCGGGAGCGCTGTGGCGGCCCCGTGGTTGCCGCACGGTTTCTGA
- a CDS encoding DNA-formamidopyrimidine glycosylase family protein, which translates to MPEGHTIHRLALDYATAFLGTTPRATSPQGKFSDAAALLTGTELTRTEAHGKHLFLGFHATDWIHIHLGLFGKVTFGPAPAPPPTDTVRLRLANSTTYVDLRGPTTCALITPPEKQAIHDRLGPDPLRDDADPDTAYRRISRSRTTIAALLMDQKVIAGVGNVYRAEVLFRHRIDPYRPGKDITPSEWHAIWTDLVELMHEGVRNNRIDTVRPEHTPEAMGRPPRVDDHGGEVYVYRRANQPCHICGGEIRTADLAARNLFWCPSCQRP; encoded by the coding sequence GTGCCGGAAGGTCACACCATCCACCGACTGGCGCTCGACTACGCCACGGCCTTCCTCGGCACGACCCCCCGGGCAACCAGCCCCCAGGGCAAGTTCAGCGACGCCGCCGCCCTCCTCACCGGCACGGAACTCACCCGTACGGAAGCCCACGGAAAACACCTTTTCCTCGGCTTCCACGCCACCGACTGGATCCACATCCACCTCGGCCTCTTCGGCAAGGTCACCTTCGGCCCGGCGCCCGCACCCCCACCCACCGACACCGTCCGCCTCCGCCTCGCGAACAGCACCACCTACGTAGACCTCCGAGGCCCCACCACCTGCGCCCTCATCACACCCCCGGAGAAGCAGGCGATACACGACCGCCTCGGCCCCGACCCCCTCCGCGACGACGCCGACCCGGACACCGCGTACCGCCGCATCTCCCGCAGCCGTACGACCATCGCCGCCCTCCTCATGGACCAGAAGGTCATCGCCGGCGTGGGAAACGTCTACCGCGCGGAGGTCCTCTTCCGGCACCGCATCGACCCGTACCGCCCCGGCAAGGACATCACCCCGTCCGAGTGGCACGCGATCTGGACCGACCTGGTCGAGCTCATGCACGAGGGCGTCCGCAACAACCGCATCGACACGGTCCGACCGGAACACACCCCGGAGGCGATGGGCCGCCCACCCCGCGTGGACGACCACGGCGGCGAGGTGTACGTCTACCGCAGGGCCAACCAGCCCTGCCACATCTGTGGCGGCGAGATCCGCACCGCCGATCTCGCCGCCCGCAACCTCTTCTGGTGCCCGAGCTGCCAACGCCCCTGA
- a CDS encoding ribose-5-phosphate isomerase, with product MRVYLGSDHAGYELKNHLVEWLKAAGHDPVDCGPHIYDAQDDYPPFCLRAAERTAADPDALGIVIGGSGNGEQIAANKVKGVRAALAWSEETAALGRQHNNANVVAVGARMHSQDEATAFVETFLNTPFSGDERHIRRIDMLATYESTGDLPPIPPHHPQP from the coding sequence ATGCGCGTGTACCTCGGCTCGGACCATGCGGGCTACGAACTCAAGAACCACCTCGTCGAGTGGCTGAAGGCGGCGGGTCACGACCCCGTCGACTGCGGCCCGCACATCTACGACGCCCAGGACGACTACCCGCCCTTCTGCCTCCGCGCGGCGGAGCGGACGGCCGCGGACCCCGACGCCCTCGGCATCGTCATCGGCGGCTCCGGCAACGGCGAGCAGATCGCCGCGAACAAGGTCAAGGGCGTCCGCGCGGCCCTCGCCTGGAGCGAGGAGACGGCGGCACTCGGCCGCCAGCACAACAACGCCAACGTCGTCGCCGTGGGCGCGCGCATGCACTCGCAGGACGAGGCGACGGCCTTCGTCGAGACGTTCCTCAACACGCCGTTCTCCGGTGACGAACGCCACATCCGCCGAATCGACATGCTCGCCACGTACGAGTCGACAGGCGACCTGCCTCCCATCCCGCCCCACCACCCCCAGCCGTAA
- a CDS encoding amino acid permease has product MTSQPSLNTTGNERGPEDPGGSPGLQAGLKNRHLSMIAIGGVIGAGLFVGSSSGIATAGPGILLSYALVGTLVVLVMRMLGEMSAANPTSGSFSAHADRALGPWAGFSIGWLYWFFWVVVLAVEATAGAVILEGWIPAVPQWAWALIVMVVLTATNLVSVGSYGEFEFWFAGIKVVAITAFIVIGGLAVFGLLPGVDSEQAGLSNLTEHGGFLPHGAGAILTGVLLVVFSFMGSEIATLAAGESENPQQAVTKATNSIIWRVAVFYLGSIFVVVSLLPWDSKSITDDGSYVAALDSLGIPHAGQIMNFIVLTSVLSCLNSGLYTASRMAFSLGQRGDAPKSFARTTANGVPRTAILASVAFGFVAVFFNYKFPDSVFLFLVNSSGAVALFVWLVICFSQLRMRKIIKAEAPEKLVVKMWLYPYLTWATAALIVFILGYMLTDTEHDGRQTISLSLLVAALVLVVAFVKEKAGGRRAAADAAQAETQTQTQTQDDSRDEVSAG; this is encoded by the coding sequence ATGACCTCGCAGCCGAGTCTCAACACGACAGGAAACGAACGCGGGCCCGAAGACCCCGGCGGCAGCCCCGGGCTCCAGGCCGGGCTCAAGAACCGGCATCTGTCGATGATCGCCATCGGTGGTGTCATCGGGGCGGGCCTGTTCGTCGGTTCCAGCTCCGGTATCGCCACCGCGGGGCCCGGCATCCTGCTGTCGTACGCCCTCGTCGGCACGCTCGTCGTGCTGGTGATGCGGATGCTCGGTGAGATGTCGGCGGCCAACCCGACCTCGGGTTCCTTCTCCGCGCACGCCGACCGGGCACTCGGGCCCTGGGCCGGTTTCTCCATCGGCTGGCTGTACTGGTTCTTCTGGGTGGTCGTGCTGGCGGTCGAGGCGACCGCCGGTGCCGTGATCCTGGAGGGCTGGATACCGGCCGTGCCGCAGTGGGCCTGGGCCCTGATCGTGATGGTCGTGCTGACCGCCACCAACCTCGTCTCCGTCGGGTCGTACGGCGAGTTCGAGTTCTGGTTCGCCGGGATCAAGGTGGTCGCGATCACCGCGTTCATCGTCATCGGCGGGCTCGCCGTGTTCGGGCTGCTGCCCGGCGTCGACAGCGAGCAGGCCGGGCTGAGCAACCTCACCGAGCACGGCGGCTTCCTGCCCCACGGTGCCGGCGCCATCCTCACCGGTGTGCTCCTGGTCGTCTTCTCCTTCATGGGCAGCGAGATCGCCACCCTGGCCGCCGGTGAGTCCGAGAACCCGCAGCAGGCCGTCACCAAGGCCACCAACAGCATCATCTGGCGCGTCGCCGTCTTCTACCTCGGCTCGATCTTCGTCGTGGTGTCCCTGCTGCCGTGGGACAGCAAGTCCATCACCGACGACGGCTCCTACGTCGCCGCGCTCGACTCCCTCGGCATTCCGCACGCCGGTCAGATCATGAACTTCATCGTGCTGACCTCGGTGCTGTCCTGTCTCAACTCCGGCCTCTACACGGCCTCCCGCATGGCCTTCTCGCTCGGCCAGCGCGGCGACGCGCCGAAGTCCTTCGCCCGCACGACCGCCAACGGCGTGCCGCGGACGGCGATCCTCGCATCCGTCGCGTTCGGGTTCGTCGCCGTCTTCTTCAACTACAAGTTCCCGGACTCCGTCTTCCTGTTCCTGGTGAACTCCAGTGGTGCGGTCGCCCTCTTCGTGTGGCTGGTGATCTGCTTCTCGCAGCTGCGCATGCGGAAGATCATCAAGGCCGAGGCGCCGGAGAAGCTCGTCGTGAAGATGTGGCTGTACCCGTACCTGACCTGGGCGACGGCCGCGCTGATCGTGTTCATCCTCGGTTACATGCTCACCGACACCGAGCACGACGGGCGCCAGACCATATCGCTGTCGCTGCTCGTCGCGGCGCTCGTCCTCGTCGTCGCCTTCGTCAAGGAGAAGGCCGGTGGGCGGCGGGCCGCCGCCGACGCCGCGCAGGCGGAGACGCAGACGCAGACGCAGACGCAGGACGACAGCCGGGATGAGGTCTCGGCCGGCTGA
- a CDS encoding protein kinase, with protein MVTGRYRLVESIGQGGMGRVWRAADEMLDRQVAVKEMRIDGLGAEDSRTRRERTLREARATARIDHPNVVRVYDVVDEGERLWIVMELVAGRSLERILAEEGPLSPCDTARIGLGLVAALRQVHLRGVLHRDIKPGNVLVEDENRSGNGNENGGGNGNGPAGSGRERRVVLTDFGIAAIQDAKALTMVGMLVGSPDYMAPERISGRPQGPPSDVWSLGATLCAALGGRSPFARDTTLATLHAVLYDEPELPVASGPLRGILTSLLEKDPSVRPGLEELEAALEPVAFPAPTPTVPVGARREQRERAARESPEPVSDRAPAQEPVAVPDRQPEPVPGLKPEPHEQPEPHEQPGPDEHPAPTPTKGTAQRNTARSPSPAVTPTTTAPTHRPSPVSLTRAQAATEYRPHSTPAPTAMPPGELPGPAAPAAARPRAGHRRTMLAAAAAMVATAGAVVGIVLATPSGSPGDDAPRAGATASAPPTTDATPEATSDTTTDPTPDSTPSATVDGTSRPQSLPPGAHREAGGFAWATPEGWRRDVKTGAEVHYTSPDGTQELVGKSSLARGDLLETWQTSERNAHQGQDYRKIRLAETTFRGHPAVVWEYTFTLRGVHWHARLLGFNVDGTSYQINTWYDSGIEPEALRTYEKVRDSFRVL; from the coding sequence TTGGTGACGGGGCGCTATCGGCTGGTCGAAAGTATTGGCCAGGGGGGAATGGGGCGGGTGTGGCGAGCCGCCGACGAAATGCTCGACCGGCAGGTCGCCGTCAAGGAAATGCGTATCGACGGCCTCGGCGCGGAGGACAGCAGGACGCGCCGCGAACGCACCCTGCGCGAGGCCAGGGCCACGGCCCGGATCGACCACCCCAACGTCGTACGGGTCTACGACGTGGTCGACGAAGGCGAACGCCTGTGGATCGTGATGGAGTTGGTCGCGGGCCGCTCCCTCGAACGGATCCTCGCGGAAGAGGGCCCACTGAGCCCCTGCGATACGGCCCGAATCGGGCTCGGTCTGGTCGCGGCGCTACGGCAGGTCCATCTGAGGGGAGTACTGCACCGCGACATCAAGCCGGGCAACGTGCTGGTGGAGGACGAGAACAGGAGCGGGAACGGGAACGAGAACGGGGGAGGGAACGGGAACGGTCCGGCCGGATCGGGACGCGAACGGCGTGTGGTGCTCACGGACTTCGGTATCGCCGCGATCCAGGACGCCAAGGCGCTCACCATGGTCGGGATGCTGGTCGGCTCGCCCGACTACATGGCCCCCGAGCGCATCTCCGGCCGCCCGCAGGGCCCGCCGTCCGACGTCTGGTCCCTCGGCGCGACCCTCTGCGCGGCCCTGGGCGGCCGTTCTCCCTTCGCCCGTGACACCACGCTGGCGACCTTGCACGCGGTCCTGTACGACGAACCCGAACTCCCCGTCGCGTCCGGTCCGTTGCGCGGCATCCTGACGTCCCTGCTGGAAAAGGACCCATCGGTCCGCCCCGGCCTTGAGGAACTGGAAGCGGCCCTGGAACCGGTGGCGTTCCCGGCGCCGACGCCTACGGTGCCGGTGGGTGCGCGTCGGGAACAGCGGGAGCGGGCGGCAAGGGAGTCGCCGGAACCGGTGTCGGACCGGGCGCCTGCCCAGGAACCCGTCGCGGTGCCGGACCGACAGCCCGAACCCGTGCCCGGCCTGAAACCCGAGCCGCACGAGCAACCGGAGCCGCACGAGCAACCCGGGCCGGACGAACACCCCGCCCCCACCCCCACCAAGGGGACGGCACAACGGAACACGGCCCGTTCGCCAAGCCCCGCCGTCACCCCCACCACGACCGCTCCCACCCACCGCCCGAGCCCCGTCTCCCTCACCCGAGCACAGGCGGCGACGGAGTACCGCCCCCACTCCACCCCGGCACCCACCGCGATGCCGCCGGGCGAACTCCCAGGCCCCGCCGCACCGGCCGCGGCCCGCCCCCGCGCCGGACACCGCCGTACGATGCTCGCCGCCGCGGCAGCCATGGTCGCGACGGCCGGCGCCGTCGTAGGAATCGTGCTGGCGACGCCATCCGGTTCACCGGGCGACGACGCCCCCCGAGCGGGCGCCACGGCCTCCGCGCCACCCACCACGGACGCCACCCCAGAAGCCACCTCAGACACCACCACTGACCCCACCCCCGACTCCACGCCCTCAGCCACCGTCGACGGCACGTCCAGGCCGCAGAGCCTGCCGCCGGGCGCGCACCGGGAGGCCGGAGGATTCGCCTGGGCGACGCCCGAGGGCTGGCGGCGGGACGTGAAGACGGGCGCGGAGGTGCACTACACCTCCCCGGACGGCACGCAGGAACTGGTCGGCAAGTCGTCCCTGGCCCGCGGCGACCTGCTGGAGACCTGGCAGACATCGGAGCGCAACGCGCACCAGGGCCAGGACTACCGCAAGATCCGCCTGGCGGAGACGACGTTCCGCGGCCACCCGGCGGTGGTCTGGGAGTACACGTTCACGCTGCGGGGCGTCCACTGGCACGCCCGCCTGCTCGGCTTCAACGTGGACGGCACGTCGTACCAGATCAACACCTGGTACGACTCCGGCATCGAACCGGAAGCCCTCCGCACGTACGAGAAGGTCAGGGACAGCTTCAGGGTGCTGTAG
- a CDS encoding LPXTG cell wall anchor domain-containing protein, giving the protein MSSRRTAAVAGALVAASFSAVVILSGTAGAEDEGPASSKGGKAVDEAPAGVKLTTLLPGKISVDNGSEKTALTATVKNDGNRDSGKIQLLVVGFDGLTVKNVQGCSPIAEDKLPKGSNSGFSCPIDNLAAGKSRSYAVDAAYDLGKTGKICLPVQASDGKKTFWQQGPVPFGTTNPSPDAPATPLLLGTDNEPVSPGKPDSPGGKELPKTGPARDLLPLGAAGASLLAAGAAGTWWSRRRPARQKA; this is encoded by the coding sequence ATGAGTTCTCGTCGCACGGCGGCGGTCGCGGGAGCGCTGGTCGCGGCATCTTTCTCGGCGGTGGTGATCCTTTCCGGAACGGCCGGCGCGGAAGACGAAGGGCCCGCAAGCAGCAAGGGCGGAAAGGCCGTTGACGAGGCACCGGCGGGGGTGAAGCTGACCACGCTGCTGCCCGGGAAGATCTCCGTCGACAACGGCTCCGAAAAGACAGCGCTCACCGCCACGGTGAAGAACGATGGAAACAGGGACAGCGGGAAGATCCAGCTTTTGGTCGTCGGTTTCGACGGGCTCACCGTCAAGAACGTCCAGGGGTGTTCCCCGATAGCCGAGGACAAACTTCCGAAGGGTTCGAACAGCGGTTTCAGCTGTCCCATCGACAATCTAGCGGCCGGTAAGTCCAGGTCGTACGCCGTCGACGCGGCGTACGACCTGGGCAAGACCGGGAAGATCTGCCTGCCCGTCCAGGCGAGCGACGGGAAGAAGACGTTCTGGCAGCAGGGCCCGGTGCCGTTCGGCACGACCAATCCGTCGCCGGACGCACCGGCGACGCCCCTGCTGCTCGGCACCGACAACGAGCCGGTCTCCCCCGGCAAGCCGGACTCCCCGGGCGGCAAGGAACTGCCGAAGACCGGTCCGGCGCGTGATCTGCTGCCGCTGGGCGCGGCCGGCGCGTCGCTGCTCGCGGCGGGCGCGGCCGGGACGTGGTGGTCCCGGCGGCGGCCGGCACGGCAGAAGGCCTGA
- a CDS encoding amino acid permease, producing MPSSTTTGTPPSTDDVSLSHGLKQRHLSMIALGGVIGAGLFVGSGAGIAAAGPSIVVAYALSGLLVMLVMRMLGEMSAAYPSSGSFSAHAERAIGPWAGFTAGWSFWVLLCTAVGLEGIGAAKIVSGWLPGTPEWAWVALFMVVFCGTNLAAVKNFGEFEFWFAALKVGAITLFLALGTLAILGILPGTDSPGASHLTDFLPNGGEGLVIGLLASIFAYGGLETVTIAAAESENPVKGVASAVRTAMWRIALFYVGSMAVIVTLVPWDSKEVVEKGPYVAALDELGIPGAGQLMNVVVLVALLSAMNANIYGASRIAYSLVDRDQGPKVLGRVFGGVPRIAVLASSVFGFLCVLLSYWRPNDVFSWLLNMIGAVILVVWIFIAVSQLRLRRRLERETPEKLVVRMWAFPWLTWVALAGMAGIFVLMAREPDTRVQLYSTGGMTLFLAAVGYAWQRARARQ from the coding sequence ATGCCCAGCAGCACCACCACCGGGACGCCGCCCAGCACGGACGACGTCTCCCTCTCCCACGGCCTGAAGCAGCGCCACCTGTCGATGATCGCCCTCGGCGGGGTGATCGGCGCCGGTCTGTTCGTCGGCTCCGGCGCGGGCATCGCCGCGGCCGGTCCGTCGATCGTGGTCGCCTACGCCCTCTCCGGTCTCCTCGTGATGCTGGTGATGCGGATGCTGGGCGAGATGTCGGCCGCGTATCCGTCGTCGGGCTCCTTCTCCGCGCACGCCGAGCGGGCGATCGGCCCCTGGGCGGGCTTCACCGCGGGCTGGTCCTTCTGGGTCCTGCTCTGCACGGCCGTCGGCCTGGAGGGCATCGGTGCCGCGAAGATCGTCAGCGGCTGGCTGCCGGGCACGCCGGAGTGGGCGTGGGTGGCGCTGTTCATGGTCGTCTTCTGCGGCACGAACCTCGCGGCCGTGAAGAACTTCGGCGAGTTCGAGTTCTGGTTCGCGGCCCTGAAGGTCGGCGCGATCACCCTGTTCCTGGCGCTGGGCACCCTGGCGATCCTCGGGATCCTGCCGGGTACGGACTCCCCCGGCGCCTCGCATCTCACCGACTTCCTCCCCAACGGCGGCGAGGGCCTGGTCATCGGACTGCTCGCCTCGATCTTCGCCTACGGCGGGCTGGAGACGGTCACCATCGCGGCGGCCGAGTCGGAGAACCCCGTCAAGGGCGTGGCGAGCGCGGTCCGTACGGCGATGTGGCGTATCGCGCTGTTCTACGTCGGCTCGATGGCCGTCATCGTCACGCTGGTACCGTGGGACTCCAAGGAGGTCGTCGAGAAGGGCCCGTACGTCGCCGCCCTCGACGAACTCGGCATCCCGGGCGCCGGCCAGCTGATGAACGTCGTCGTCCTGGTGGCCCTGCTGTCCGCCATGAACGCCAACATCTACGGCGCCTCGCGCATCGCCTACTCGCTGGTGGACCGCGACCAGGGCCCGAAGGTGCTGGGCCGGGTCTTTGGCGGGGTCCCGCGGATCGCCGTTCTCGCCTCCTCCGTCTTCGGTTTCCTGTGCGTGCTGCTGAGCTACTGGCGGCCGAACGACGTCTTCTCCTGGCTGCTGAACATGATCGGCGCGGTGATCCTGGTCGTCTGGATCTTCATCGCCGTCTCGCAACTGCGGCTGCGGCGACGCCTGGAGCGGGAGACGCCGGAGAAGCTGGTCGTGCGGATGTGGGCCTTCCCGTGGCTGACCTGGGTCGCGCTGGCGGGGATGGCGGGCATCTTCGTCCTGATGGCACGGGAGCCGGACACGCGGGTGCAGTTGTACTCGACGGGCGGGATGACGCTGTTCCTGGCCGCCGTCGGGTACGCCTGGCAGAGGGCGCGCGCCAGGCAGTAG
- a CDS encoding superoxide dismutase yields the protein MPVYTLPDLPYDYSALAPVISPEIIELHHDKHHAAYVKGANDTLEQLAQARDKETWGSINGLEKNLAFHLSGHILHSIYWQNMTGPKDGGGEPLAQDGVGELADAITESFGSFAHFKAQLSKAAATTQGSGWGVLAYEPLSGRLIVEQVYDHQGNVGQGSTPILVFDAWEHAFYLQYRNQKVDFIEAMWQVVNWQDVARRYEAAKSRADVLLLAP from the coding sequence ATGCCCGTGTACACGTTGCCTGACCTGCCGTACGACTACTCCGCGCTCGCTCCCGTGATCAGCCCCGAAATCATCGAACTGCACCACGACAAGCACCACGCGGCCTATGTCAAAGGCGCCAACGACACGCTGGAGCAGCTTGCCCAGGCGCGGGACAAGGAGACGTGGGGGTCGATCAACGGGCTGGAGAAGAACCTGGCCTTCCACCTGTCCGGGCACATCCTGCACAGCATCTACTGGCAGAACATGACCGGCCCGAAGGACGGCGGTGGTGAGCCGCTGGCGCAGGACGGTGTGGGCGAACTCGCGGACGCGATCACCGAGTCGTTCGGGTCGTTCGCCCACTTCAAGGCGCAGCTGTCCAAGGCCGCCGCGACCACCCAGGGTTCGGGCTGGGGCGTGCTCGCCTACGAGCCGCTGAGCGGGCGGCTGATCGTCGAGCAGGTCTACGACCACCAGGGCAACGTCGGCCAGGGCTCGACGCCGATCCTCGTCTTCGACGCCTGGGAGCACGCCTTCTACCTCCAGTACCGGAACCAGAAGGTCGACTTCATCGAGGCGATGTGGCAGGTCGTCAACTGGCAGGACGTCGCCCGGCGTTACGAGGCCGCCAAGTCGCGCGCGGACGTGCTGCTGCTGGCGCCCTGA
- a CDS encoding SAM-dependent methyltransferase, with protein sequence MTQIDTSVPHSARIWNYWLGGKDNYPVDEAAGDAYTAVFPGIVTIARSSRAFLGRSIRHLLQGTGVRQFLDVGTGLPTVDNTHEVAQRLAPESRIVYVDNDPLVLAHARALLTSTPEGATAYEPINLHEPERIIEAAGKTLDLTRPTALILSGILGHVADYDEARDLVRRLLAGLPSGSYLSLNEGSRGTDPAYEQAQDAYNETGAVPYHLRPVEQIEAFFEGLEMVEPGVVSVPLWHPEPGAPTEPIGQHGGLGRKP encoded by the coding sequence ATGACGCAGATCGACACCTCGGTGCCGCACTCGGCCCGGATCTGGAACTACTGGCTGGGCGGCAAGGACAACTACCCGGTGGACGAGGCGGCCGGTGACGCCTACACCGCCGTGTTCCCCGGCATCGTCACCATCGCCCGCAGCAGCCGCGCCTTCCTCGGCCGCAGCATCCGCCACCTCCTCCAGGGAACCGGCGTACGGCAGTTCCTCGACGTCGGCACCGGCCTGCCGACCGTCGACAACACCCATGAGGTGGCCCAGCGTCTCGCTCCCGAGTCGCGGATCGTCTACGTCGACAACGACCCGCTCGTCCTCGCACACGCCCGCGCCCTGCTCACCTCCACGCCCGAGGGCGCGACGGCGTACGAGCCCATCAACCTCCACGAGCCCGAGCGCATCATCGAGGCCGCCGGCAAGACACTCGACCTGACCCGCCCCACGGCCCTGATCCTCAGCGGCATCCTGGGCCACGTGGCCGACTACGACGAGGCCCGCGACCTCGTCCGCCGCCTCCTGGCCGGCCTGCCCTCGGGCAGCTACCTCTCCCTCAACGAGGGCTCCCGCGGCACCGACCCGGCCTACGAACAGGCCCAGGACGCCTACAACGAGACCGGCGCGGTCCCGTACCACCTGCGGCCGGTCGAGCAGATCGAGGCCTTCTTCGAGGGCCTGGAGATGGTGGAGCCGGGCGTGGTCTCGGTACCCCTGTGGCACCCCGAGCCGGGCGCTCCGACGGAACCGATCGGCCAGCACGGCGGCCTGGGCCGCAAGCCGTAG